From one Nodosilinea sp. PGN35 genomic stretch:
- the puuE gene encoding allantoinase PuuE, which produces MATPSFYPRDLIGYGPTPPHPQWPGSAKIAVQFVINYEEGGENCILHGDAASEAFLSESVGAAPLAGVRNMNMESMYEYGSRAGFWRLHRLFTGRGLPLTVYAVAMAMARHPEAVAAMVEADWEIASHGYRWIDYQYFGLEAEREHIHKAVEIHTQVAGSRPLGFYQGRNSPNTRALVVEEGGFLYDADSYADDLPYWSTEYGRPHLVIPYTLDNNDMRFATYAGFNSGDQFFAYLRDAFDTLYAEGDEAPKMMSIGLHCRLAGRPGRTAALARFLDYVQGRDRVWICRRVDIARHWHEHHTV; this is translated from the coding sequence ATGGCAACTCCATCTTTCTACCCCCGCGATCTCATCGGCTATGGCCCCACGCCGCCCCACCCCCAGTGGCCCGGCAGCGCCAAAATTGCGGTGCAGTTTGTGATCAACTACGAAGAGGGGGGCGAAAACTGCATTCTCCACGGCGATGCCGCCTCGGAGGCGTTTTTGTCGGAGAGCGTCGGGGCCGCCCCCCTGGCCGGGGTGCGCAATATGAATATGGAGTCGATGTACGAGTACGGCAGTCGGGCGGGGTTTTGGCGGCTGCACCGGCTGTTTACGGGGCGCGGCCTGCCCCTGACGGTGTACGCGGTGGCCATGGCCATGGCCCGCCACCCTGAGGCCGTCGCCGCCATGGTCGAGGCCGACTGGGAGATCGCCAGCCACGGCTACCGCTGGATTGACTACCAGTATTTTGGCCTGGAGGCCGAGCGTGAGCACATTCACAAAGCCGTGGAGATTCACACTCAGGTGGCGGGCAGTCGGCCCCTGGGCTTTTACCAGGGCCGCAACAGCCCCAACACCCGCGCCCTGGTGGTCGAGGAGGGCGGCTTTCTCTACGACGCCGACAGCTATGCCGACGATCTGCCCTACTGGAGCACTGAGTACGGCAGACCCCATCTGGTGATTCCCTATACCCTCGACAACAACGACATGCGCTTTGCCACCTACGCGGGCTTCAACTCGGGAGACCAGTTTTTTGCCTACCTGCGCGACGCCTTTGACACCCTTTACGCCGAGGGCGATGAGGCTCCCAAAATGATGAGCATTGGCCTGCACTGCCGCCTGGCGGGCCGACCGGGGCGGACGGCGGCCCTGGCCAGGTTTTTAGACTATGTGCAGGGGCGCGATCGCGTCTGGATCTGCCGCCGCGTCGATATCGCCCGCCACTGGCACGAGCACCACACCGTTTGA
- a CDS encoding phosphoadenylyl-sulfate reductase, with translation MSDVALLPSRMQAAPVLDLDAINQEWGDADATSLVQWGHNTFGDGLVMSTSFGIQSAVMLHLVTQVVPRIPVIWVDTGYLPVETYRFAEDLTTRLDLNLKVYQSPLSPARMEALYGRLWEQHDVEALNRYDKIRKVEPMQRALGDLSATAWLTGLRSDQTDHRKSLGRVGQQGGRYKLLPILRWTSKHVYDYLVAHELPYHPLFDKGYVTVGDWHSSRPITAADDNERDTRFQGLKQECGLHLPQSPEEAASLDSSSL, from the coding sequence ATGTCAGATGTCGCGCTCTTGCCCAGCAGGATGCAGGCTGCCCCCGTTCTTGACCTCGACGCCATCAATCAAGAGTGGGGCGACGCTGACGCTACCAGTTTGGTGCAGTGGGGCCACAACACCTTTGGCGACGGGCTGGTGATGAGCACTAGCTTTGGCATTCAGTCGGCAGTCATGCTGCACCTGGTGACTCAGGTAGTGCCTCGCATCCCCGTTATTTGGGTAGATACCGGCTATTTGCCGGTAGAAACCTACCGCTTTGCCGAAGATCTCACGACCCGGCTCGATCTCAATCTCAAGGTTTACCAATCACCGCTCAGCCCGGCCCGCATGGAAGCTCTCTACGGTCGGCTGTGGGAGCAGCACGATGTAGAAGCCCTCAACCGCTACGACAAGATTCGCAAGGTAGAGCCCATGCAGCGGGCCTTGGGCGATCTCAGCGCCACGGCCTGGCTCACGGGGCTGCGCTCTGATCAGACCGACCACCGTAAATCCCTGGGGCGAGTAGGTCAGCAGGGCGGACGCTATAAACTGCTGCCGATTCTCCGGTGGACCTCTAAGCATGTATATGACTACCTGGTGGCCCACGAACTGCCCTACCATCCCCTATTTGACAAGGGCTACGTGACCGTGGGCGACTGGCATTCTAGTCGCCCGATTACCGCCGCCGATGACAACGAGCGCGACACCCGCTTTCAAGGGCTGAAGCAAGAATGTGGGCTGCACTTGCCCCAGTCGCCCGAGGAGGCCGCTAGTCTAGACTCTAGTTCGCTGTAG